One segment of Rosa chinensis cultivar Old Blush chromosome 6, RchiOBHm-V2, whole genome shotgun sequence DNA contains the following:
- the LOC112170991 gene encoding putative proline-rich receptor-like protein kinase PERK6 isoform X1 has product MAPSSNDSSSSNSKQSSSTSPSSSSSSSSNSTPSNQGNGNSEGNNNNSGGNSNNNSGGNNNNSSGNNNGNDNSSGNGNSGDNNGNKDSSGKNNSSGNSNSGQNNNNNSGQNNNNNSGQNNNNSNSGQNGNSNSGQNDNNNSGQSSNSGQNGNNNSGQNGNNNSGQNGNSNSGQNNNNNNNGNQNNNGNQNKNNSGQNNNNNSGQNNNNNNNNGGNGNSQSSQGNHPPPPKSPSNYWHAPPPPSKKSPPAPPALSNKDNKSSSSSPSSPLIIGLAAGAGLLFVLVLLFLACSRRRKKRQSSHLMDNPDPYRPNGTGNEYWQSGGYKTNEHVMNMPPPSALSGWTNTGAHQPPMISSEMNSSNFSGPHGPLQPPPHPSVALGFNTSTFTYDDLAVATSGFSQAKLLGQGGFGFVHKGVLPNGKEIAVKSLKAGSGQGDREFAAEVEIISRVHHRHLVSLVGYCLNGDRKLLVYEFVPNNTLEFHLYSKNRPPLDWASRVKIALGSAKGLAYLHEDCHPKIIHRDIKAANILIDHHFEAKVADFGLAKLNQENVTHVSTRVMGTFGYLAPEYASSGKLTEKSDVFSFGIMLLELITGRRPVDTTGEYEEDTLVDWARPLLLKAIEDGNYSELADPRLENKYDQEEIARMVACASTSVRHSAKKRPRMSQIVRALEGDVSLEDLHEGIKPSPSALFGGSNTSSEFDSDSYNANMKNFRKTTLGESQDYPSSEYGNTSNSEEMVKKV; this is encoded by the exons ATGGCGCCTTCATCTAATGATTCGTCATCATCGAATTCTAAACAATCCTCATCAACTTCTCCATCATCATCGTCATCTTCGAGCTCAAACTCTACACCATCTAATCAAGGGAATGGTAACTCTGAAGGCAACAATAACAATTCTGGAGGTAATAGCAATAACAATTCAGGAGGAAACAACAACAATTCTAGTGGGAACAACAATGGAAACGACAACTCTAGTGGGAATGGTAACTCTGGAGACAACAATGGGAACAAAGATTCAAGTGGGAAAAACAATTCGAGCGGGAACAGCAATTCTGGgcagaacaacaacaacaattctgggcagaacaacaacaacaattctggtcagaacaacaacaacagtaaTTCTGGACAGAATGGCAACAGTAATTCTGGACAGAATGACAACAACAATTCTGGACAGAGCAGCAATTCTGGTCAGAATGGCAATAACAATTCTGGGCAAAATGGCAACAACAATTCTGGGCAAAATGGCAACAGCAActctggacaaaacaacaacaacaacaacaatggcAACCAAAATAACAACGGCAACCAGAACAAAAACAACTCTGGacaaaataataacaataactctggacaaaacaacaacaacaacaacaacaatggcGGGAATGGTAACTCTCAGTCATCCCAAGGGAATCATCCACCACCACCCAAATCGCCCAGCAATTATTGGCATGCACCTCCACCACCGTCAAAAAAGTCCCCTCCAGCACCACCAGCTCTATCTAATAAAGACAACAAATCATCGTCCAGCTCACCTTCCTCGCCACTCATAATAGGACTTGCAGCTGGAGCAGGGCTGTTGTTTGTCCTGGTTTTGCTCTTTTTGGCATGTTCTAGAAGGAGGAAGAAGCGACAGTCCTCACACCTCATGGATAACCCTGATCCTTATCGTCCTAATG GAACAGGAAATGAATACTGGCAAAGTGGAGGGTACAAAACCAATGAGCACGTTATGAACATGCCTCCACCTTCTGCATTATCTGGTTGGACTAACACAGGAGCGCATCAGCCACCCATGATTAGCAGCGAGATGAACTCCTCCAACTTCTCAGGCCCTCATGGCCCTTTACAACCCCCTCCACATCCTTCAGTGGCTCTCGGGTTCAACACGAGCACTTTCACTTATGATGACTTAGCAGTTGCGACTTCAGGGTTCTCCCAGGCCAAATTGTTGGGTCAAGGTGGGTTCGGGTTTGTGCACAAAGGGGTGTTGCCAAATGGCAAAGAAATTGCTGTGAAAAGTCTTAAAGCAGGAAGTGGCCAAGGAGACCGAGAATTCGCAGCAGAGGTTGAGATTATTAGCCGTGTCCATCACCGCCACCTTGTCTCGCTTGTGGGATATTGCCTTAACGGAGACCGAAAATTGTTGGTTTATGAGTTTGTTCCAAATAACACCCTTGAGTTCCACCTTTATA GTAAGAATCGTCCACCATTGGATTGGGCCTCGAGGGTCAAGATTGCGTTAGGATCTGCTAAAGGACTTGCTTACTTGCACGAAGATT GTCATCCAAAGATTATCCACCGTGACATTAAAGCAGCAAATATTTTAATTGACCATCACTTTGAAGCTAAG GTGGCAGATTTTGGGCTAGCAAAGCTAAACCAAGAAAACGTCACTCATGTGTCTACTCGTGTCATGGGGACATTCGG GTACTTGGCTCCTGAATACGCATCGAGTGGCAAGTTGACTGAGAAGTCTGATGTTTTCTCATTTGGTATCATGCTTCTCGAGCTGATTACTGGACGACGCCCAGTGGACACCACTGGAGAATATGAGGAGGACACCTTAGTAGACTGG GCTAGGCCTTTGCTATTGAAAGCAATAGAGGATGGGAACTACAGTGAGTTAGCTGATCCACGACTAGAAAATAAGTATGATCAGGAAGAGATTGCACGCATGGTTGCATGTGCGTCAACAAGCGTTCGGCACTCTGCAAAAAAGCGACCCAGAATGAGCCAG ATTGTACGAGCACTAGAAGGAGATGTGTCGCTAGAGGACTTGCATGAAGGAATAAAACCTAGTCCCAGTGCTTTATTTGGTGGCTCTAATACTAGTTCTGAGTTTGATTCCGACTCATATAATGCTAACATGAAGAATTTTAGAAAGACGACATTGGGGGAAAGCCAAGACTATCCAAGCAGCGAATATGGGAACACCTCTAATAGCGAAGAGATGGTCAAGAAAGTATAA
- the LOC112171839 gene encoding coatomer subunit gamma: MAQPLVKKDDDRDDEEYSPFLGIEKGAVLQEARVFNDPQLDARRCSQVITKLLYLLNQGETFTKVEATEVFFSVTKLFQSRDIGLRRMVYLMIKELSPSADEVIIVTSSLMKDMNSKTDMYRANAIRVLCRITDGTLLTQIERYLKQAIVDKNPVVASAALVSGIHLLQTNPEIVKRWSNEVQEAVQSRAALVQFHALALLHQIRQNDRLAVSKLVTSLTRGTVRSPLAQCLLIRYTSQVIRESAGSTQAGDRPFYDYLEGCLRHKAEMVIFEAARAITELHGVTNRELTPAITVLQLFLSSSKPVLRFAAVRTLNKVAMTHPMAVTNCNIDMESLISDQNRSIATLAITTLLKTGNESSVDRLMKQITNFMSDIADEFKIVVVEAIRSLCLKFPLKYRALMNFLSNILREEGGFEYKKAIVDSIVILIRDIPEAKESGLLHLCEFIEDCEFTYLSTQILHFLGIEGPRTSDPSKYIRYIYNRVHLENATVRASAVSTLAKFGAMVDSLKPRVFILLRRCLFDSDDEVRDRATLYLSTLGGDGCVVETDQDVKDFLFGSLDVPLVNLETSLKNYEASEEPFDINSVPKEIKSQPLAEKKAQSKKPTGLGAPPSGPASTVDAYEKMLSSIPEFSNFGKLFKSSAPVELTEAETEYAVNVVKHIFDRHVVFQYNCTNTIPEQLLENVIVAVDASDAEEFTEVGSKPLRSLPYDTPGQTFLAFEKPEGVPAVGKFSNTLRFIVKEVDPTTGEAEEDGVEDEYQLEDLEVVAADYILKDQVLNFRNAWETMGPDCEHVDEYGLGQRESLNEAVSAVISLLGMQPCEGTEVIASNSRSHTCLLAGVYIGNVKVLVRLSFGIDSSKEVAMKLVVRSEDVTVSDAIHEIVASG, translated from the exons ATGGCTCAGCCTCTCGTGAAGAAAGACGACGATCGCGACGATGAAG AGTACTCTCCATTTCTGGGGATTGAAAAGGGGGCTGTTCTTCAAGAAGCTAGGGTCTTTAATGATCCTCAGCTAGACGCAAGAAGATGCTCTCAG GTTATCACAAAGCTTCTGTATCTACTGAATCAGGGTGAAACCTTCACTAAG GTTGAAGCTACAGAAGTTTTCTTTTCGGTGACCAAGCTTTTCCAGTCAAGAGATATAGGATTGAGGAGAATGGTTTATCTGATGATAAAAGAGTTATCGCCTTCTGCTGATGAG GTTATTATTGTGACAAGCTCCCTAATGAAGGACATGAATAGTAAAACTGATATGTATCGGGCCAATGCCATTCGTGTGCTTTGTCGGATTACGGATGGAACCCTTCTTACTCAGATTGAGCGGTATTTGAAACAAGCCATTGTTGACAAGAATCCAGTGGTTGCGAGTGCAGCTCTAGTTAGTGGGATCCATCTACTCCAG ACTAACCCAGAGATTGTTAAAAGGTGGAGTAATGAGGTTCAGGAAGCTGTCCAGTCAAGGGCAGCCCTTGTACAGTTTCATGCACTGGCTTTACTTCATCAG ATAAGACAAAATGACCGTCTTGCTGTTAGCAAGTTGGTTACCAGCTTGACAAGGGGCACTGTCCGTTCTCCATTAGCTCAATGCCTGTTGATCCGCTATACTAGTCAG GTAATCCGGGAGTCTGCTGGGAGTACACAAGCAGGTGACCGTCCTTTTTATGATTATCTCGAGGGTTGCCTGCGGCACAAAGCAGAGATGGTAATTTTTGAAGCTGCCAGAGCAATTACAGAGCTCCATGGTGTGACCAACAGAGAATTGACTCCAGCTATCACCGTTCTTCAGCTATTTTTAAGTTCTTCAAAGCCAGTGTTAAGATTTGCTGCGGTCCGCACCCTAAACAAG GTGGCGATGACTCATCCAATGGCCGTCACAAACTGCAACATTGATATGGAGAGTTTGATTTCTGACCAGAACAGAAGCATTGCCACACTTGCGATCACCACACTTCTGAAGACAGGAAATGAATCAAGTGTGGATCGCTTGATGAAGCAGATAACTAACTTCATGTCAGATATTGCTGATGAATTCAAAATTGTAGTTGTGGAAGCCATTAGATCTCTGTGTTTGAAGTTTCCATTGAAGTATAGAGCTCT CATGAACTTCCTAAGCAACATTCTCCGAGAAGAAGGCGGGTTTGAGTACAAAAAAGCAATTGTTGACTCAATTGTGATTCTCATTAGAGATATCCCAGAGGCAAAAGAAAGTGGCTTGCTTCATCTCTGTGAGTTCATTGAAGATTGTGAATTTACCTACCTTTCTACTCAG ATACTCCACTTTTTGGGGATTGAAGGGCCAAGAACCTCGGATCCAAGCAAATACATACGGTACATTTATAATCGAGTGCATCTTGAGAATGCCACTGTCCGGGCCAGTGCTGTGAGCACATTAGCCAAATTTGGTGCCATGGTTGATTCATTGAAG CCCCGAGTGTTTATTCTGTTAAGAAGGTGCCTCTTTGACAGTGATGATGAG GTTCGTGATAGGGCAACACTCTATCTTAGTACACTTGGAGGGGATGGTTGTGTTGTTGAGACTGACCAGGATGTAAAGGACTTTCTCTTTGGGTCTCTGGATGTCCCCCTCGTTAATCTTGAGACAAGTTTGAAGAATTAT GAGGCTTCAGAAGAACCATTTGACATCAATTCTGTACCCAAGGAGATTAAGTCTCAGCCACTTGCTGAGAAAAAAGCCCAGAGTAAAAAGCCAACTGGTCTGGGTGCTCCTCCAAGTGGCCCTGCATCCACAGTCGATGCTTATGAGAAGATGCTTTCTTCTATTCCAGAGTTTTCAAACTTTGGGAAACTTTTCAAG TCCTCAGCACCTGTGGAGTTGACAGAGGCAGAAACCGAATATGCAGTTAACGTTGTCAAGCACATTTTTGATAGGCATGTTGTGTTCCAGTACAACTGCACCAACACCATTCCCGAGCAATTACTGGAAAAT GTTATTGTTGCTGTTGATGCTTCTGATGCAGAGGAGTTTACTGAAGTGGGATCCAAGCCTCTCAGGTCTCTTCCTTATGATACACCTGGCCAGACCTTTTTGGCGTTTGAGAAGCCAGAAGGTGTCCCTGCAGTTGGAAAATTTTCAAACACATTGAGATTCATTGTTAAAGAG GTTGATCCAACCACTGGAGAGGCAGAGGAAGATGGTGTAGAAGATGAATACCAGCTGGAGGACCTTGAGGTGGTTGCTGCTGATTATATTTTGAAGGATCAAGTACTCAATTTCAGAAATGCATGGGAAACCATGGGCCCAGATTGTGAGCATGTAGATGAATATGGCCTGGGCCAAAGGGAGAGCTTGAATGAAGCAGTCTCTGCTGTCATCAGCCTCCTTGGAATGCAGCCCTGTGAG GGCACGGAGGTTATTGCCAGCAACTCAAGGTCCCACACTTGCTTATTGGCTGGTGTATACATAGGCAATGTGAAGGTCCTCGTGCGGTTGTCTTTTGGAATTGATAGTTCAAAGGAGGTTGCGATGAAGCTTGTGGTTAGATCTGAGGATGTGACTGTCAGCGATGCCATCCATGAGATTGTGGCCAGCGGCTAG
- the LOC112170991 gene encoding putative proline-rich receptor-like protein kinase PERK6 isoform X2, whose protein sequence is MAPSSNDSSSSNSKQSSSTSPSSSSSSSSNSTPSNQGNGNSEGNNNNSGGNSNNNSGGNNNNSSGNNNGNDNSSGNGNSGDNNGNKDSSGKNNSSGNSNSGQNNNNNSGQNNNNNSGQNNNNSNSGQNGNSNSGQNDNNNSGQSSNSGQNGNNNSGQNGNNNSGQNGNSNSGQNNNNNNNGNQNNNGNQNKNNSGQNNNNNSGQNNNNNNNNGGNGNSQSSQGNHPPPPKSPSNYWHAPPPPSKKSPPAPPALSNKDNKSSSSSPSSPLIIGLAAGAGLLFVLVLLFLACSRRRKKRQSSHLMDNPDPYRPNGNEYWQSGGYKTNEHVMNMPPPSALSGWTNTGAHQPPMISSEMNSSNFSGPHGPLQPPPHPSVALGFNTSTFTYDDLAVATSGFSQAKLLGQGGFGFVHKGVLPNGKEIAVKSLKAGSGQGDREFAAEVEIISRVHHRHLVSLVGYCLNGDRKLLVYEFVPNNTLEFHLYSKNRPPLDWASRVKIALGSAKGLAYLHEDCHPKIIHRDIKAANILIDHHFEAKVADFGLAKLNQENVTHVSTRVMGTFGYLAPEYASSGKLTEKSDVFSFGIMLLELITGRRPVDTTGEYEEDTLVDWARPLLLKAIEDGNYSELADPRLENKYDQEEIARMVACASTSVRHSAKKRPRMSQIVRALEGDVSLEDLHEGIKPSPSALFGGSNTSSEFDSDSYNANMKNFRKTTLGESQDYPSSEYGNTSNSEEMVKKV, encoded by the exons ATGGCGCCTTCATCTAATGATTCGTCATCATCGAATTCTAAACAATCCTCATCAACTTCTCCATCATCATCGTCATCTTCGAGCTCAAACTCTACACCATCTAATCAAGGGAATGGTAACTCTGAAGGCAACAATAACAATTCTGGAGGTAATAGCAATAACAATTCAGGAGGAAACAACAACAATTCTAGTGGGAACAACAATGGAAACGACAACTCTAGTGGGAATGGTAACTCTGGAGACAACAATGGGAACAAAGATTCAAGTGGGAAAAACAATTCGAGCGGGAACAGCAATTCTGGgcagaacaacaacaacaattctgggcagaacaacaacaacaattctggtcagaacaacaacaacagtaaTTCTGGACAGAATGGCAACAGTAATTCTGGACAGAATGACAACAACAATTCTGGACAGAGCAGCAATTCTGGTCAGAATGGCAATAACAATTCTGGGCAAAATGGCAACAACAATTCTGGGCAAAATGGCAACAGCAActctggacaaaacaacaacaacaacaacaatggcAACCAAAATAACAACGGCAACCAGAACAAAAACAACTCTGGacaaaataataacaataactctggacaaaacaacaacaacaacaacaacaatggcGGGAATGGTAACTCTCAGTCATCCCAAGGGAATCATCCACCACCACCCAAATCGCCCAGCAATTATTGGCATGCACCTCCACCACCGTCAAAAAAGTCCCCTCCAGCACCACCAGCTCTATCTAATAAAGACAACAAATCATCGTCCAGCTCACCTTCCTCGCCACTCATAATAGGACTTGCAGCTGGAGCAGGGCTGTTGTTTGTCCTGGTTTTGCTCTTTTTGGCATGTTCTAGAAGGAGGAAGAAGCGACAGTCCTCACACCTCATGGATAACCCTGATCCTTATCGTCCTAATG GAAATGAATACTGGCAAAGTGGAGGGTACAAAACCAATGAGCACGTTATGAACATGCCTCCACCTTCTGCATTATCTGGTTGGACTAACACAGGAGCGCATCAGCCACCCATGATTAGCAGCGAGATGAACTCCTCCAACTTCTCAGGCCCTCATGGCCCTTTACAACCCCCTCCACATCCTTCAGTGGCTCTCGGGTTCAACACGAGCACTTTCACTTATGATGACTTAGCAGTTGCGACTTCAGGGTTCTCCCAGGCCAAATTGTTGGGTCAAGGTGGGTTCGGGTTTGTGCACAAAGGGGTGTTGCCAAATGGCAAAGAAATTGCTGTGAAAAGTCTTAAAGCAGGAAGTGGCCAAGGAGACCGAGAATTCGCAGCAGAGGTTGAGATTATTAGCCGTGTCCATCACCGCCACCTTGTCTCGCTTGTGGGATATTGCCTTAACGGAGACCGAAAATTGTTGGTTTATGAGTTTGTTCCAAATAACACCCTTGAGTTCCACCTTTATA GTAAGAATCGTCCACCATTGGATTGGGCCTCGAGGGTCAAGATTGCGTTAGGATCTGCTAAAGGACTTGCTTACTTGCACGAAGATT GTCATCCAAAGATTATCCACCGTGACATTAAAGCAGCAAATATTTTAATTGACCATCACTTTGAAGCTAAG GTGGCAGATTTTGGGCTAGCAAAGCTAAACCAAGAAAACGTCACTCATGTGTCTACTCGTGTCATGGGGACATTCGG GTACTTGGCTCCTGAATACGCATCGAGTGGCAAGTTGACTGAGAAGTCTGATGTTTTCTCATTTGGTATCATGCTTCTCGAGCTGATTACTGGACGACGCCCAGTGGACACCACTGGAGAATATGAGGAGGACACCTTAGTAGACTGG GCTAGGCCTTTGCTATTGAAAGCAATAGAGGATGGGAACTACAGTGAGTTAGCTGATCCACGACTAGAAAATAAGTATGATCAGGAAGAGATTGCACGCATGGTTGCATGTGCGTCAACAAGCGTTCGGCACTCTGCAAAAAAGCGACCCAGAATGAGCCAG ATTGTACGAGCACTAGAAGGAGATGTGTCGCTAGAGGACTTGCATGAAGGAATAAAACCTAGTCCCAGTGCTTTATTTGGTGGCTCTAATACTAGTTCTGAGTTTGATTCCGACTCATATAATGCTAACATGAAGAATTTTAGAAAGACGACATTGGGGGAAAGCCAAGACTATCCAAGCAGCGAATATGGGAACACCTCTAATAGCGAAGAGATGGTCAAGAAAGTATAA
- the LOC112173083 gene encoding laccase-11: MAKTNNFCFCSLLPFLCFVGFLFIPAKAAVKSYQFDIQVKNVSRLCHSKPIVTVNGLFPGPTIYAREGDTVLVNVTNHAHYNMSIHWHGLKQYRNGWADGPAYITQCPIKTGNGYTYNMTITGQRGTLWWHAHIFWLRATVYGAIVIMPKQGTPFPFPQPYREANIVLGEWWNNDVEEVVKQGNRLGLPPNMSDAHTINGKPGPLFPCSEKHTFAMEVEQGKTYLLRIINAALNDELFFAIAGHNLTVVEIDAVYTKPFTSQAILIAPGQTTNVLVQANQVPSRYFMAARPFMDAPLSIDNKTATAILQYKGISNSVLPVLSQLPALNDTAFVLSYNAKLRSLNTAKYPANVPLKVDRQLFYTIGLGINQCTTCLNGTQLTASLNNITFVMPQIGLLQAHYFNTKGVFTTDFPDRPPTAFNYTGAPLTANLGTKLGTRLSKIAFNSTVELVLQDTNLLTVESHPFHLHGYNFFIVGTGVGNFDPKKDPAKFNLVDPPERNTVGVPTGGWAAIRFRADNPGVWFMHCHLELHTSWGLKTAFVVENGKGSDQSVLPPPADLPPC; encoded by the exons ATGGCAAAAACCAACAACTTCTGCTTCTGTTCTTTACTTCCCTTCTTATGTTTTGTTGGGTTCCTCTTCATTCCAGCCAAAGCTGCTGTGAAGTCATACCAATTTGAC ATTCAAGTGAAGAATGTGAGCAGGTTGTGCCATTCTAAGCCAATTGTTACAGTAAATGGGTTGTTCCCTGGACCTACAATCTATGCTAGAGAAGGAGATACAGTTCTAGTTAATGTCACCAATCATGCCCACTATAACATGTCAATTCATTG GCATGGACTAAAGCAATACAGGAATGGGTGGGCAGATGGACCTGCTTATATCACACAATGTCCAATCAAGACAGGAAACGGTTACACCTACAATATGACAATCACAGGGCAAAGAGGAACTCTATGGTGGCATGCTCACATCTTTTGGCTACGAGCCACTGTATACGGAGCTATTGTCATCATGCCCAAACAAGGCACTCCATTTCCTTTTCCTCAGCCTTACAGAGAAGCTAATATTGTCTTAG GAGAATGGTGGAATAATGATGTTGAAGAGGTTGTGAAACAAGGGAACAGACTGGGATTGCCTCCGAATATGTCAGATGCACATACCATTAATGGGAAGCCAGGGCCGCTCTTCCCATGTTCTGAAAAAC ATACCTTTGCAATGGAGGTTGAACAGGGAAAGACTTACCTGCTACGGATCATCAATGCTGCACTCAATGACGAGCTATTCTTTGCCATAGCCGGCCACAACTTGACAGTGGTAGAGATTGATGCAGTCTATACCAAACCATTTACATCTCAGGCAATACTAATAGCACCAGGCCAGACCACCAATGTTCTTGTTCAGGCAAACCAAGTCCCCAGTAGATACTTCATGGCTGCAAGGCCATTCATGGATGCACCTCTTTCCATAGACAATAAGACCGCCACTGCAATCCTTCAATATAAAGGCATCTCCAATTCTGTTCTGCCAGTTCTTTCCCAACTTCCAGCACTCAATGACACAGCTTTTGTGCTGAGCTACAATGCAAAGCTGAGAAGCCTAAACACAGCAAAGTACCCAGCAAATGTACCTCTTAAAGTCGATAGACAGCTTTTTTACACAATTGGTTTAGGAATCAACCAATGCACAACTTGCCTGAATGGAACACAGCTCACTGCTTCTTTGAACAACATCACTTTCGTGATGCCCCAAATCGGGCTGCTTCAAGCTCATTACTTCAACACCAAGGGGGTATTTACCACAGACTTCCCTGACCGTCCTCCAACAGCTTTCAATTATACTGGTGCACCACTCACTGCCAACCTTGGGACTAAACTAGGCACCCGACTAAGCAAGATCGCATTTAACTCAACCGTAGAGTTGGTGCTACAAGATACCAATCTTCTGACTGTGGAAtcccatccattccaccttcatGGTTACAATTTTTTCATTGTTGGGACTGGAGTTGGGAACTTCGACCCCAAGAAGGACCCGGCTAAGTTTAACTTGGTGGATCCTCCTGAAAGAAACACAGTTGGAGTTCCCACCGGTGGCTGGGCTGCCATAAGATTCAGGGCTGACAATCCAG GTGTGTGGTTCATGCACTGTCACTTGGAGCTGCATACCAGCTGGGGTTTGAAGACTGCATTTGTGGTAGAAAATGGGAAAGGTTCAGATCAATCTGTCTTGCCTCCACCTGCAGACCTTCCACCATGTTAG